Proteins from a single region of Flavobacterium sp. K5-23:
- a CDS encoding lipopolysaccharide biosynthesis protein: MGLYKNLFKQTAIYGIATVVPRMFSFILVPLYTGLLPKAEYGKVSIIFALMIFFNVILAYGMETSFFRFFNKETNKNNVIETSMVSIFWTTISFLFIALLFRNTLAGWSGIDDQYITYTIWILALDALVIIPFSKLRAFQKPMVYAAIKIGNVVLNLGLNVLFLYFLPEIVQDNPAGFWSSLYIDNFEVGYIFMANIIASLLTFVALSPDYVFLKWNFNFELWKRMMKYGMPIMIAGIAFAINEQFDKVLLGKLLPANIAAAEVGVYSACYKLGLFMVLYRTAYTLGIEPFFFSHSADKNAPQTYAMITKYFVIFGSFILLSVIVFADLFKYIMIRDESYWVAMKVVPLIILANFFLGIYTNLSVWYKLIDKTYVGAYISIVGAIITLVLNYLLIPSMSYYGSAIATIAAYGSMMVISYYLGNKYYPIPYDLEKIGGYMSVSIVFSAISFYGFRENYFVGITLLLAFLYFIYHNEKETLIKIIKRPKN; the protein is encoded by the coding sequence TTGGGATTATATAAAAATCTTTTTAAACAAACGGCTATCTACGGAATCGCAACAGTCGTTCCAAGAATGTTTAGCTTCATTTTAGTTCCGCTATATACCGGTTTGTTGCCTAAAGCCGAGTATGGAAAAGTTTCCATCATTTTTGCATTGATGATATTTTTCAATGTTATTTTAGCGTATGGTATGGAAACCTCTTTTTTCAGGTTTTTCAATAAAGAAACTAATAAAAACAATGTAATTGAAACCTCTATGGTTTCAATATTTTGGACTACAATTTCCTTTCTATTTATTGCTTTATTATTTCGTAATACTTTAGCGGGATGGTCTGGTATTGATGATCAGTATATTACTTATACGATTTGGATTTTGGCATTAGACGCTTTGGTAATCATTCCTTTTTCTAAATTAAGGGCCTTTCAAAAACCTATGGTGTATGCCGCCATTAAAATTGGTAACGTTGTTTTAAATCTAGGCTTAAACGTTTTGTTTTTGTATTTTTTACCTGAAATTGTGCAAGACAATCCAGCGGGCTTTTGGAGTTCGTTATACATTGACAATTTTGAAGTAGGATATATTTTCATGGCTAATATCATTGCGAGTTTACTAACATTTGTTGCGCTTTCACCTGATTATGTTTTCTTAAAATGGAATTTTAATTTTGAATTGTGGAAACGCATGATGAAATATGGAATGCCCATTATGATTGCGGGTATTGCATTTGCCATTAATGAACAATTCGATAAAGTTTTATTGGGTAAATTATTACCTGCTAACATTGCAGCTGCCGAAGTTGGTGTTTATTCCGCATGTTACAAATTGGGGTTGTTTATGGTTTTGTATAGAACGGCATATACGCTCGGGATAGAACCATTCTTTTTCAGTCATTCTGCTGATAAAAATGCGCCTCAAACTTACGCTATGATCACCAAGTATTTTGTCATCTTTGGGTCTTTCATATTATTGTCTGTCATTGTTTTTGCTGATCTCTTTAAGTACATTATGATAAGGGATGAATCCTATTGGGTTGCTATGAAAGTGGTGCCTTTGATTATTTTGGCCAACTTTTTCCTTGGTATTTACACTAACCTTTCTGTTTGGTATAAATTAATAGACAAGACCTATGTGGGTGCCTACATTTCAATTGTTGGGGCCATTATTACCTTAGTGCTGAATTATTTGCTAATACCTTCGATGAGTTATTACGGTTCCGCCATTGCGACAATTGCCGCTTATGGGAGTATGATGGTCATCTCCTATTATCTAGGGAATAAATACTATCCTATACCGTATGATCTGGAGAAAATAGGTGGCTATATGTCAGTGTCAATTGTCTTTTCGGCCATTTCATTTTACGGTTTTAGAGAAAATTATTTTGTGGGAATCACGCTTTTGCTTGCCTTCCTTTATTTTATATATCACAACGAAAAAGAAACATTAATCAAAATTATAAAGCGCCCAAAAAATTA
- a CDS encoding N-acetyltransferase has protein sequence MALNIKELTTIEDMLAQIEMIRHLYPNFTLDKYESYLSEMIPHNYKQLAVFENEICVAITGFWTGTKLWSGKYIEIDNFVVHPGHRSKGLGKIMTDYIDIKAKAEGCTMIVLDAFTSNFTAHRFYYNQGYVPKGFHFLKILNEDSLS, from the coding sequence ATTGCTTTGAATATTAAAGAACTTACCACAATAGAAGACATGTTAGCCCAAATAGAAATGATACGTCATTTATATCCTAATTTCACATTAGATAAATACGAATCGTATCTAAGTGAAATGATTCCTCATAATTACAAACAACTGGCGGTTTTTGAAAATGAAATATGCGTAGCCATTACGGGGTTTTGGACAGGAACAAAACTATGGTCGGGGAAATACATTGAGATAGATAACTTTGTAGTTCATCCAGGTCATCGTTCAAAGGGTTTAGGTAAAATAATGACTGATTACATAGATATTAAAGCTAAAGCGGAAGGTTGTACAATGATTGTTTTAGACGCTTTCACAAGTAATTTTACGGCTCATCGTTTTTATTATAATCAGGGCTATGTCCCTAAAGGATTTCATTTTTTAAAAATATTAAATGAAGACAGTTTATCTTAA
- the atpG gene encoding ATP synthase F1 subunit gamma, which translates to MANLKEIRNRITSVSSTMQITSAMKMVSAAKLKKAQDAITAMRPYAEKLTELLQNLSATLEGAAGEEFTTQREVNKVLVVVITSNRGLCGAFNTNVIKGAKSRIGFYSGKQVDIFAIGKKGNDVLEKTATVIDNQSAVFDALTFDNVAVIADALTQKFVSGEYDKIELIYNQFKNAATQIVQIEQFLPLAPIKSDLTVSTGDYIFEPSKEEIVLTLIPKSLKTQLYKGIRDSFASEHGARMTAMHKATDNATELRNQLKLTYNKARQAAITNEILEIVGGAEALKG; encoded by the coding sequence ATGGCAAATTTAAAGGAAATCCGTAATAGAATTACTTCCGTTTCATCTACGATGCAAATTACATCGGCAATGAAAATGGTTTCTGCAGCAAAGCTAAAGAAAGCACAAGATGCAATCACAGCGATGCGCCCTTATGCCGAAAAATTAACGGAGTTATTACAAAATCTTTCTGCTACACTTGAAGGTGCTGCTGGAGAAGAATTTACTACACAACGTGAAGTAAATAAAGTGTTAGTGGTAGTCATTACTTCAAACAGAGGTTTATGTGGTGCTTTTAATACTAATGTAATAAAGGGAGCGAAAAGCCGTATTGGTTTTTATTCTGGAAAACAAGTTGATATTTTTGCTATTGGTAAAAAAGGAAATGATGTTCTAGAAAAGACCGCTACCGTTATTGACAATCAAAGTGCTGTTTTTGATGCGCTTACTTTTGATAATGTTGCTGTAATAGCAGACGCTTTAACTCAGAAATTTGTTTCTGGAGAATACGATAAAATCGAATTGATTTACAATCAATTTAAAAATGCTGCAACTCAGATCGTTCAAATCGAACAGTTCTTGCCTTTAGCACCTATTAAATCGGATTTGACAGTTTCAACAGGAGATTATATTTTCGAACCTTCAAAAGAAGAAATTGTGTTGACTTTGATTCCAAAATCATTAAAAACACAATTGTACAAAGGTATTAGAGATTCATTTGCTTCAGAACATGGTGCTCGTATGACTGCTATGCACAAAGCAACGGATAACGCTACTGAATTGAGAAATCAATTGAAATTAACATACAACAAAGCGCGTCAAGCTGCCATCACAAACGAAATCCTTGAGATCGTTGGTGGAGCGGAAGCTTTGAAAGGATAG
- the atpA gene encoding F0F1 ATP synthase subunit alpha, with the protein MAEIKPAEISAILRKQVEGFESGATLEEVGTVLQVGDGIARIYGLSNVQYGELVEFDNGLEAIVLNLEEDNVGVVLLGPSTGIKEGSTAKRTQRIASLKVGEQMVGRVVNTLGFPIDGKGPIGGDLYEMPLERKAPGVIFRQPVTEPLQTGIKAVDAMIPVGRGQRELVIGDRQTGKSTVCIDTILNQKEFYEAGKPVFCIYVAIGQKASTVAGIAKMLEEKGAMAYTVIVAANASDPAPMQVYAPMAGAAIGEYFRDSGRPALIVYDDLSKQAVAYREVSLLLRRPPGREAYPGDVFYLHSRLLERACKVIADDGIAKNMNDLPDSLKGIVKGGGSLTALPIIETQAGDVSAYIPTNVISITDGQIFLDGDLFNSGVRPAINVGISVSRVGGNAQIKSMKKVAGTLKLDQAQFRELEAFAKFGSDLDAVTLNVIEKGRRNVEILKQGLNDPYTVEDQVAIIYAGSKNLLRNVPVNKVKEFEKDFLEFLNNKHRATLDALKAGKLTDEVIDVIQSVAKEVSAKYN; encoded by the coding sequence ATGGCGGAAATCAAACCTGCTGAAATTTCAGCAATATTAAGAAAGCAAGTAGAAGGTTTTGAATCTGGTGCTACACTAGAGGAAGTAGGAACAGTACTTCAAGTTGGAGATGGTATTGCTCGTATTTACGGGCTTTCAAATGTTCAATACGGAGAATTAGTAGAATTTGACAATGGTCTTGAGGCTATTGTATTGAATCTTGAAGAAGACAATGTAGGTGTGGTACTTTTAGGACCATCTACAGGAATCAAAGAAGGTTCAACAGCAAAAAGAACACAACGTATTGCTTCTCTTAAAGTAGGAGAGCAAATGGTAGGTCGTGTAGTAAACACTCTTGGTTTTCCTATTGATGGAAAAGGACCAATTGGTGGAGACTTATACGAAATGCCTTTGGAAAGAAAAGCTCCTGGAGTTATCTTCCGTCAACCAGTTACTGAACCATTACAAACAGGAATAAAAGCAGTTGATGCTATGATCCCAGTTGGTAGAGGACAACGTGAGTTGGTTATTGGTGACCGTCAAACAGGTAAATCAACTGTTTGTATTGACACTATCTTAAATCAAAAAGAATTTTACGAAGCAGGAAAACCTGTATTCTGTATATATGTTGCTATCGGGCAAAAAGCTTCGACAGTAGCAGGAATCGCTAAAATGTTAGAAGAAAAAGGTGCAATGGCTTATACGGTTATTGTTGCTGCAAACGCTTCTGACCCAGCTCCAATGCAAGTATATGCTCCTATGGCAGGTGCTGCAATTGGGGAGTACTTTAGAGATTCAGGTCGTCCAGCATTAATTGTTTATGATGATTTATCTAAACAAGCTGTTGCTTACCGTGAGGTTTCTCTTTTATTGAGAAGACCACCGGGACGTGAGGCATATCCTGGAGACGTTTTTTACTTACACAGTCGTTTATTAGAGCGTGCTTGTAAAGTAATTGCCGATGATGGAATTGCAAAAAACATGAACGACTTACCAGATTCATTGAAAGGTATCGTTAAAGGAGGTGGTTCATTAACTGCTTTGCCTATTATCGAAACTCAAGCTGGTGACGTTTCTGCATATATCCCAACAAACGTAATTTCGATTACTGATGGTCAAATTTTCCTTGATGGAGATTTGTTTAACTCAGGGGTTCGTCCAGCTATTAACGTAGGTATCTCGGTATCTCGTGTTGGAGGAAATGCACAAATTAAATCAATGAAAAAAGTTGCAGGTACTTTAAAACTAGATCAAGCACAATTCCGTGAATTGGAAGCGTTTGCTAAATTTGGTTCTGACTTAGATGCAGTTACATTGAACGTAATTGAAAAAGGTAGAAGAAACGTTGAAATCTTGAAACAAGGTTTGAACGATCCTTACACTGTTGAAGACCAAGTAGCAATTATCTACGCTGGTTCAAAAAATCTTTTGAGAAACGTTCCTGTGAATAAAGTAAAAGAATTCGAGAAAGATTTCTTGGAATTCTTGAACAACAAACACAGAGCTACTCTTGATGCTTTGAAAGCAGGAAAGTTAACAGACGAAGTTATTGATGTAATTCAATCTGTAGCAAAAGAAGTTTCAGCAAAATATAACTAA
- the atpH gene encoding ATP synthase F1 subunit delta: MASTRAAIRYAKAILDMSDSIGVANEVNNDMTLIASTIKGNLELDTFIQNPTIGVDVKENALLEVFADINGVTKGLFHLLFENKRFEILEAIALEYNKLFDVLNGIEIAKVTTAFPMDSALEAKVIAKIATLSDKKITIENIVDASIIGGFILRIGDQQYNASIANRLQVLKRELSN, translated from the coding sequence ATGGCAAGTACAAGAGCAGCAATTCGTTATGCAAAAGCAATTCTAGATATGTCAGACTCTATTGGTGTTGCCAATGAAGTTAATAATGATATGACTTTAATTGCGTCAACGATCAAAGGAAACCTGGAATTGGATACTTTTATTCAAAATCCTACTATTGGTGTTGATGTAAAAGAAAATGCACTATTGGAAGTTTTTGCAGATATAAACGGAGTGACTAAAGGGTTGTTTCATTTATTATTCGAAAACAAAAGATTTGAAATTCTTGAGGCTATCGCTTTAGAATACAATAAATTGTTTGATGTGTTAAACGGTATAGAAATAGCCAAAGTAACTACAGCTTTCCCTATGGATTCAGCTTTAGAAGCTAAAGTAATAGCTAAAATCGCTACCCTTTCAGATAAAAAAATCACGATAGAAAATATAGTAGATGCTTCAATTATTGGAGGGTTTATTTTAAGAATTGGTGATCAGCAGTACAATGCTTCAATCGCTAATAGATTACAAGTATTAAAAAGAGAATTAAGTAACTAA
- a CDS encoding F0F1 ATP synthase subunit B: MEKLINQFELGLFFWQVLIFVGLIFLLKKFAWKPILDAVNEREEGIKNALLSAENARQEMQNLQADNQRILQEARLERDNMLKDAREMKEKMVADAKNEAQAQGLKMIEQAKSAIEGEKNAAMAELKLHVSTLSLTIAEKLLKDELSNKEAQTKLVEKMLGDVKLN; the protein is encoded by the coding sequence ATGGAAAAGTTAATAAATCAGTTTGAATTAGGTTTGTTTTTCTGGCAAGTTTTAATATTTGTTGGATTAATATTCTTATTAAAAAAATTCGCTTGGAAACCAATTCTTGATGCGGTTAATGAAAGAGAAGAAGGAATAAAAAATGCTTTATTGTCTGCTGAAAATGCAAGACAAGAAATGCAAAATTTACAAGCTGACAACCAACGTATTTTACAAGAAGCGAGATTAGAGCGTGACAACATGCTTAAAGATGCTCGTGAAATGAAAGAGAAAATGGTTGCTGATGCAAAAAATGAAGCGCAAGCTCAAGGTCTAAAAATGATCGAGCAAGCTAAATCAGCTATTGAAGGTGAAAAAAATGCAGCTATGGCTGAATTGAAACTTCATGTTTCTACTTTATCACTTACTATTGCAGAGAAATTATTGAAAGACGAATTATCTAATAAAGAAGCTCAAACTAAATTAGTTGAGAAAATGTTAGGTGACGTAAAGCTAAACTAA
- the atpE gene encoding ATP synthase F0 subunit C, giving the protein MEGLNYIGAGLIVIGAAVGIGRIGGSAMDAIARQPEASGKIQTAMLIAAALIEGIGFAALFAA; this is encoded by the coding sequence ATGGAAGGTTTAAATTACATTGGTGCAGGATTAATCGTTATCGGAGCAGCTGTAGGAATTGGTAGAATTGGTGGTTCAGCAATGGACGCTATCGCTCGTCAACCAGAAGCATCTGGAAAAATCCAAACAGCTATGCTTATCGCAGCTGCACTTATTGAAGGTATTGGTTTCGCAGCGTTATTCGCAGCTTAA
- the atpB gene encoding F0F1 ATP synthase subunit A codes for MVISNKPLRLIIATLVACLPLVSFANTEIDSVKVNTEAAHEVAAQSHEGTHAEPTDVKTKIKAFIGHHVLDSHDFTFFSDEAEGIHYGFSLPVIIWDNGVQFFSSSKFEHGEAVAESNGNFYAINHHDGKIYKTDASGTFTEDEKTGFVSNERPLDFSITKSVLSIMVAALLMFIIFSSLARSYKKNNGIASGVGRIFEPVVLYVRDEIAIPNIGEKHHKRYMSYLLTIFFFVLFLNLFGLTPLGINVTGNLTVTAALAIMTFLITNLSANKNYWAHIFWMPGVPKLMRIVLAPIELLGVVIKPFSLMIRLYANIFAGHIVLMSIIGLMFIFKSWIGSTLSFGLSFALSLLEILVAFLQAYIFTMLSALYFGSAVEEHHHEEAH; via the coding sequence ATGGTGATTTCAAACAAACCACTTAGATTAATAATAGCGACATTAGTAGCGTGTCTTCCTTTAGTAAGTTTTGCTAATACAGAAATTGATTCTGTAAAAGTAAACACTGAAGCTGCTCACGAGGTAGCTGCTCAGAGTCATGAAGGAACACATGCCGAACCAACAGATGTGAAAACTAAAATCAAAGCATTTATTGGTCATCACGTTTTGGATTCTCATGACTTCACTTTTTTCTCAGATGAAGCTGAAGGAATACATTATGGTTTTTCATTACCTGTAATTATTTGGGATAACGGAGTTCAGTTTTTCTCTTCTTCTAAATTCGAACATGGTGAAGCAGTAGCTGAATCAAACGGAAATTTCTACGCAATTAATCACCACGACGGTAAAATATACAAAACAGACGCTTCAGGAACTTTTACTGAAGATGAAAAAACAGGTTTTGTATCTAATGAACGTCCTTTAGATTTCTCTATTACTAAATCGGTATTGTCAATTATGGTAGCCGCTTTATTAATGTTCATTATATTCTCTAGCCTAGCTAGGTCTTATAAGAAAAATAACGGAATTGCATCTGGAGTTGGAAGAATTTTCGAACCAGTTGTTCTTTATGTTCGTGATGAGATAGCTATTCCTAATATTGGAGAAAAGCACCACAAGAGATACATGAGTTATTTGTTAACTATATTTTTCTTTGTATTGTTCTTAAACCTTTTTGGATTAACTCCTCTAGGAATAAATGTTACTGGAAATTTAACTGTTACTGCGGCATTAGCTATAATGACATTTTTAATTACAAATTTATCAGCGAATAAAAACTATTGGGCTCACATTTTCTGGATGCCAGGTGTGCCAAAACTAATGCGTATTGTATTAGCGCCTATTGAATTGTTAGGAGTTGTAATTAAACCATTCTCTTTAATGATACGTTTGTACGCAAATATTTTTGCAGGACATATCGTTTTGATGAGTATTATTGGTTTGATGTTTATCTTTAAAAGCTGGATAGGAAGTACATTGTCATTTGGATTGTCATTTGCACTTTCACTATTGGAAATATTAGTTGCATTTTTACAAGCTTATATTTTTACAATGTTATCTGCTTTATATTTCGGATCGGCTGTTGAAGAGCACCACCACGAAGAAGCGCATTAA
- a CDS encoding AtpZ/AtpI family protein, whose protein sequence is MTEKKPNKKQASKWLSLINIPIQMGAIIFLFSYFGGWLDENYPNPKVYYNKILVMIGVVLALYNVIRQVNEINKTE, encoded by the coding sequence ATGACGGAAAAGAAGCCCAACAAAAAACAAGCTAGTAAATGGTTGTCTCTTATCAACATTCCAATACAAATGGGAGCAATCATTTTTTTGTTCTCCTATTTTGGGGGATGGCTTGATGAAAATTATCCCAATCCCAAAGTTTATTATAATAAAATATTAGTTATGATAGGGGTAGTATTAGCCCTATACAATGTCATCAGACAAGTTAATGAAATTAACAAAACAGAATAA
- a CDS encoding polymer-forming cytoskeletal protein: MFDKKTKPYTDLLGKTNRIVEGTIIKGDIVSQADFRLDGELIGNFQTSGKIVIGPQGSITGDIICKNADIEGKFNGKIQVEEILNVKSKATIHGEVTVGKLSVEPGANFSASCAMNNIVKKLLLNDGKEAQQKTS, encoded by the coding sequence ATGTTTGATAAAAAAACAAAACCCTACACTGATCTTTTAGGAAAAACCAATAGAATTGTAGAAGGAACCATTATAAAAGGAGATATAGTCTCCCAAGCTGATTTTAGATTAGATGGGGAATTAATTGGGAACTTCCAGACCAGCGGGAAAATTGTTATAGGTCCACAAGGAAGTATCACGGGTGATATTATTTGTAAAAATGCGGATATAGAAGGGAAATTCAATGGTAAAATCCAAGTTGAAGAAATCCTAAATGTAAAGTCCAAAGCTACCATTCACGGAGAGGTTACCGTAGGGAAATTATCTGTTGAACCGGGAGCAAACTTTAGTGCTAGTTGTGCCATGAATAACATTGTAAAAAAACTTTTGCTAAATGACGGAAAAGAAGCCCAACAAAAAACAAGCTAG
- a CDS encoding tetratricopeptide repeat protein — MKTNPFKYSISVLFLIFLVACSTRKDSFLSRNSHALSTKYNILYNGQLGLVKGVDGIKSQSHDDFWKRLPIERMQIKEEITTGEKSKNADFELAEAKATKAIQKHSMNIDGRERNSQIDEAYLLLGKSRYYDQRFLPALEAFNYILYKYPNSSKIYEAKIWREKTNMRLGNDAVVVKNMTLMLKSKKVKHQVFADANALLSEAFLNLEEKDSAVAKLKIAEKFTTSNTERARYRFILGQLYEELGKKDSAVYSYESVIAMNRKSERKYVMQAHARKAQLFNYQKGDTTAFLKTYNKLIADRENRPFLDILFYQMGVFYDNNNKQKQALEFYNSSLKKATSDQYLIASDYRNMGNMYFKNADYPTAAKYYDSTLVKLDLKSREFIHFQKRRKDLDEVILYEAIATRNDSIINVVALSNADRIVYFENYIEKLKKSDEIKKIAEDKQKTIQENIERNSIATASNPAIGPASVSPMRKSALAPPTISDSPGSQGVSTFYFYNPSTIAYGKVEFKKNWGNRPMTGNWRLANSTSILTATDTISDTKAITEDKEAIAEIVEQYTADFYLAQLPTEKTAIDSIAKERNYAYYQLGFIYKEKFKEYDLASNKLEQLLLNNPEGKMILPTLYNLYKIYQITNESKAIAMKNRITEQFPNSRYAHLINNTNPEEISITDTPETEYNKWYNLYKAGEYVTVLNKLDELILQYSGDAIVSKFELLKANAIGKLKGLYAYKNALQLVADNYPNSDEGKNAVVIIATQIPFLEQMDFSTTDTQNWKILYKVSARGDKTTKTVEEIIKKYVADDEFKELSYSYDVYTDKESFITIHGIKTEPYANKIIKRMKEEKKYKNEATAVVISNENYKVIQIKKNLGDYLTPKIK; from the coding sequence TTGAAAACCAACCCATTTAAATATTCAATTTCTGTACTGTTTTTAATATTCCTGGTAGCTTGTTCTACCAGGAAGGACAGTTTCTTGTCCAGAAATTCACATGCTTTAAGCACTAAATATAATATCTTATACAACGGACAGCTTGGATTAGTCAAAGGTGTTGACGGTATTAAGTCACAATCCCATGATGATTTTTGGAAGCGTTTGCCTATCGAAAGAATGCAAATTAAGGAAGAAATTACTACTGGAGAAAAATCTAAAAACGCTGATTTTGAATTGGCTGAAGCCAAAGCAACAAAAGCAATCCAGAAACATTCCATGAACATTGATGGAAGAGAAAGAAACAGCCAGATTGACGAGGCTTATTTATTACTTGGAAAATCCCGTTATTACGACCAACGGTTTCTTCCTGCCCTGGAAGCCTTCAACTACATCCTTTACAAATACCCTAATAGCAGTAAAATTTACGAAGCTAAAATATGGCGTGAAAAAACCAATATGCGTTTAGGGAACGATGCTGTGGTTGTGAAAAATATGACTTTGATGTTGAAAAGCAAAAAAGTGAAACACCAGGTTTTTGCGGATGCGAATGCTTTATTATCGGAAGCTTTTTTAAATCTCGAAGAAAAAGACAGCGCGGTGGCCAAATTAAAAATTGCCGAAAAATTCACTACTTCAAATACCGAAAGAGCAAGATACCGTTTTATACTGGGTCAGTTGTATGAAGAATTAGGAAAGAAAGACAGCGCGGTATACAGCTATGAATCCGTTATTGCAATGAACAGAAAATCCGAAAGGAAATATGTAATGCAGGCACATGCGAGAAAAGCACAATTGTTTAATTATCAAAAAGGAGATACTACAGCCTTTTTAAAAACATACAACAAACTTATTGCCGATAGAGAAAACAGACCGTTCTTGGACATCTTGTTTTATCAAATGGGGGTGTTTTACGACAACAACAATAAACAAAAACAAGCCTTGGAATTTTACAATTCTTCTCTTAAAAAAGCAACATCAGACCAATATTTAATTGCGTCAGATTATAGAAATATGGGAAACATGTATTTTAAAAATGCGGATTATCCCACTGCGGCTAAATATTACGACAGTACTTTAGTAAAGTTAGATCTTAAATCCAGAGAGTTTATTCATTTTCAAAAAAGAAGAAAAGATCTTGACGAAGTGATTTTATATGAAGCTATTGCAACAAGAAATGATAGTATTATTAATGTAGTGGCTTTATCAAATGCAGATAGAATTGTTTATTTCGAAAATTATATTGAAAAGTTAAAAAAATCCGATGAAATAAAAAAGATTGCTGAGGATAAACAAAAAACAATACAAGAGAATATAGAAAGAAACAGTATCGCAACTGCTTCAAACCCTGCAATCGGTCCAGCATCTGTGAGTCCTATGAGAAAATCAGCTTTGGCACCTCCTACAATTTCGGATAGCCCGGGAAGTCAAGGCGTTTCTACTTTTTATTTTTATAATCCTTCCACGATTGCGTATGGAAAAGTGGAATTCAAAAAAAATTGGGGTAACCGCCCTATGACTGGAAACTGGAGATTGGCAAATAGCACATCCATTTTAACGGCTACGGATACTATAAGTGACACTAAAGCGATTACTGAGGACAAAGAGGCTATTGCAGAAATAGTGGAACAATACACGGCTGATTTCTATCTAGCGCAACTTCCTACGGAGAAAACGGCAATTGACAGTATCGCTAAAGAACGTAATTATGCCTACTACCAACTTGGTTTTATCTATAAAGAAAAATTTAAGGAATACGACTTGGCCAGTAACAAACTGGAGCAATTGTTATTGAACAATCCAGAAGGAAAAATGATTCTTCCTACGTTGTATAATTTGTATAAAATATACCAAATTACGAATGAATCTAAGGCAATTGCCATGAAAAACAGAATTACGGAACAGTTCCCAAATTCTCGTTATGCGCACCTTATAAACAATACGAATCCAGAGGAAATTTCGATAACTGACACCCCAGAAACAGAGTACAATAAATGGTATAATTTATATAAAGCAGGAGAATATGTAACCGTTTTAAATAAACTGGATGAATTGATTCTTCAATATTCAGGAGATGCGATTGTGTCAAAATTTGAATTGCTTAAAGCAAATGCAATAGGAAAACTTAAAGGTTTGTATGCCTATAAAAATGCCTTACAGCTTGTTGCGGATAATTATCCAAACTCTGACGAAGGGAAAAACGCAGTAGTTATTATAGCTACTCAAATTCCGTTTCTGGAACAAATGGATTTCAGTACTACCGATACTCAAAACTGGAAAATTCTTTACAAGGTTTCGGCTAGAGGAGATAAAACCACAAAAACAGTAGAGGAAATAATCAAGAAATATGTTGCTGATGATGAGTTTAAAGAATTGTCCTATTCCTATGATGTTTACACGGATAAAGAAAGTTTCATTACCATTCACGGTATAAAAACCGAACCCTACGCGAATAAGATTATTAAGCGAATGAAAGAAGAAAAGAAATATAAAAACGAAGCAACTGCTGTGGTAATTTCTAATGAAAATTATAAAGTAATCCAAATCAAGAAAAATCTTGGTGACTATCTGACACCAAAAATAAAATAA